A region from the Kribbella shirazensis genome encodes:
- a CDS encoding DUF1304 domain-containing protein, which produces MSAIAQVFVVVAGVFHVAVFAMESVLFRKPSTYRQFLVKDAAVDAVRPWAFNQGFYNLFLAIGALGGLIWGGDKGHAIALFACACMAGAGVVLVASDRRMLRAAASQALPPIAALVLAAVL; this is translated from the coding sequence ATGAGTGCCATCGCGCAGGTCTTCGTCGTCGTCGCGGGTGTGTTCCATGTCGCCGTGTTCGCCATGGAGAGCGTGCTGTTCCGCAAGCCGAGCACCTACCGCCAGTTCCTGGTGAAGGACGCCGCGGTGGACGCGGTGCGGCCGTGGGCGTTCAACCAGGGCTTCTACAACCTGTTCCTCGCGATCGGCGCGCTCGGCGGCCTGATCTGGGGCGGCGACAAGGGGCATGCCATCGCGCTCTTTGCCTGCGCGTGCATGGCGGGCGCCGGCGTCGTACTCGTTGCTTCCGACCGCCGGATGCTCCGAGCGGCCGCCTCCCAGGCGCTGCCGCCGATCGCCGCACTCGTCCTCGCCGCAGTTCTGTAG
- a CDS encoding MFS transporter encodes MTTLAEPTTETGGVLSPQYRALTVGMVALITLVAFESLAVATAMPTVAQSLDGLNLYALAFGGPLASGVVAMVVSGTWSDLKGPTRPLWHGTAWFLAGLLIAGLAPSMEVLVAGRIIQGFGSGLLTVALYVVVGQLYPARLRPRIFAAFATGWVVPSLVGPAIAGLIVEHTSWRLVFLAVPVIAVPAALVMRPGLARGSAYDVRPGRMWDKRALWAVAAAVGVGLLHYGGQQRGVVQIVLLVIGLAGVIAFGPRLLPSGTFAFGRGLPSVIALRGLVAAAGFGAEVFLPLMLARERGLSPALAGLVLTVSALSWSAASWYRGRPNQPFSHAVFLQAGMLAILLGIITAALTLNPDVPVVVGIIGWSLTGLGMGTVFPTLSVLVLEYSERDEQGANSSALQLSDSLSTATILAVGGSLFAAMEPHSAVTAYLVAFGLPALLALLGVPAGRRTATP; translated from the coding sequence ATGACAACCCTGGCCGAGCCGACCACTGAGACAGGCGGCGTCCTCTCCCCGCAGTACCGCGCGTTGACCGTCGGGATGGTCGCGCTGATCACCCTGGTCGCGTTCGAGTCGCTGGCGGTCGCGACCGCGATGCCGACCGTCGCACAGTCCCTCGACGGCCTGAACCTGTACGCACTCGCGTTCGGCGGTCCGCTCGCGTCCGGTGTGGTCGCGATGGTCGTCTCCGGCACCTGGAGTGACCTGAAGGGCCCGACCCGTCCGCTCTGGCACGGTACGGCGTGGTTCCTGGCGGGCCTGCTGATCGCGGGGCTGGCGCCGTCGATGGAGGTTCTCGTCGCGGGCCGGATCATCCAGGGCTTCGGATCGGGTCTGCTCACGGTCGCGCTGTACGTCGTGGTGGGTCAGCTGTACCCGGCGCGCCTGCGCCCGCGGATCTTCGCCGCGTTCGCGACCGGTTGGGTCGTACCGTCGCTCGTCGGTCCGGCGATCGCGGGACTGATCGTCGAACACACCAGTTGGCGGCTCGTGTTCCTCGCCGTACCGGTGATCGCGGTTCCGGCGGCGCTCGTGATGCGGCCGGGGCTGGCGCGGGGGAGTGCGTACGACGTCCGGCCGGGGCGCATGTGGGACAAGAGGGCGCTGTGGGCGGTCGCGGCCGCGGTCGGTGTCGGTCTGCTGCACTACGGCGGGCAGCAGCGCGGCGTCGTACAGATAGTGCTGCTCGTGATCGGTCTGGCCGGTGTGATTGCCTTCGGGCCGCGGTTGCTGCCGTCGGGGACGTTCGCTTTCGGGCGCGGGTTGCCGTCGGTGATCGCGCTGCGCGGTCTGGTCGCGGCGGCCGGGTTCGGCGCCGAAGTGTTCCTGCCGCTGATGCTGGCCCGCGAACGCGGCCTGTCGCCCGCGCTCGCCGGACTCGTGCTGACGGTCAGCGCACTGAGCTGGTCGGCGGCGTCCTGGTACCGCGGACGGCCGAACCAGCCGTTCTCGCACGCGGTCTTCCTGCAGGCCGGCATGCTCGCGATCCTGCTCGGGATCATCACGGCGGCTCTGACGCTCAACCCGGACGTCCCTGTGGTCGTCGGCATCATCGGCTGGAGCCTGACCGGACTCGGTATGGGGACTGTGTTCCCGACCCTGTCGGTGCTGGTCCTGGAGTACTCCGAGCGCGACGAGCAGGGCGCCAACAGTTCGGCGCTGCAGCTGAGCGACTCGTTGTCGACCGCAACGATCTTGGCGGTGGGCGGATCGCTGTTTGCGGCGATGGAGCCGCATTCCGCGGTGACGGCGTACCTCGTCGCGTTCGGTCTTCCGGCTCTGCTCGCGCTGCTCGGCGTCCCGGCGGGCCGCCGTACCGCTACTCCTTAG
- a CDS encoding LysE family translocator, giving the protein MPSGQHLFAFAITAFVIIVIPGPSVLFIVGRALAVGRREAVLTMVGNTLGAAVMLVLIALGLGTLIAASAVALTVVKLAGAAYLIYLGVHAFRSRKSLAAALAGGVKPSSGRRTVRQGFLVGVTNAKTAVFFAAALPQFVDKGASSPAWVQILLLGLIFILIALCSDSVWAFVAGTAREWFARSPRRLELVGGTGGLMIIGLGASIAVTGSKE; this is encoded by the coding sequence ATGCCGTCCGGTCAGCATTTGTTTGCGTTTGCGATTACTGCGTTCGTCATCATCGTCATCCCGGGGCCGAGTGTGTTGTTCATCGTGGGGCGCGCGTTGGCGGTTGGGCGGCGGGAGGCGGTGTTGACGATGGTCGGGAACACGCTTGGCGCGGCGGTGATGCTGGTGCTGATCGCGCTCGGGCTGGGGACCTTGATCGCGGCGAGTGCGGTCGCGTTGACCGTGGTGAAGCTTGCCGGTGCGGCGTACCTGATCTATCTCGGTGTCCACGCGTTCCGCTCGCGGAAGTCGCTGGCCGCGGCGCTGGCCGGTGGGGTGAAGCCGTCGAGCGGGCGGAGGACGGTGCGGCAGGGGTTCCTGGTCGGGGTGACCAATGCGAAGACCGCGGTGTTCTTCGCGGCCGCGCTGCCGCAGTTCGTGGACAAGGGCGCGAGCAGCCCGGCGTGGGTGCAGATCCTGCTGCTCGGGCTGATCTTCATCCTGATCGCGCTCTGCTCGGACAGCGTCTGGGCGTTCGTGGCCGGTACGGCGCGCGAGTGGTTCGCCCGCTCGCCGCGTCGGCTCGAACTGGTCGGTGGCACCGGCGGCCTGATGATCATCGGCCTCGGTGCCAGCATCGCGGTGACCGGCTCTAAGGAGTAG
- a CDS encoding CbtB domain-containing protein — protein sequence MAAPARSVAVPALSPKLLSVALLSVGLMLLLAYLVGFDQGAVSQSGMFLHELMHDGRHLLGVPCH from the coding sequence ATGGCAGCTCCTGCCCGGTCGGTCGCCGTACCGGCTCTCTCGCCCAAGCTTCTCTCCGTCGCGCTGCTCAGCGTCGGTTTGATGCTCCTGCTCGCGTATCTGGTCGGGTTCGACCAAGGTGCGGTGTCCCAGTCGGGGATGTTCCTGCACGAACTGATGCACGACGGACGCCATCTACTCGGCGTGCCCTGCCACTAG
- a CDS encoding CbtA family protein has product MRTFGSLLVRGLIVGLFAGLLAGTFAYVTGEPRIDASIAIEEAGAHAHTHAHEEDHHEDPLVSRDGQRAGLFLATSLYGVALGGLFAVAFTLLRRKLRTGNDAYAALGLAAAGFVGIVVVPFLKYPPNPPAVGDPDTITRRTVTYLLTLVIGLLAVWAGVALSRWAARYGDVARLAGGVAGLVGTVVAAYLILPGINEVPESFPATLLWQFRFASLGTQATLWLLIGFGYAVAVDRRPIRSKVAAA; this is encoded by the coding sequence ATGCGCACCTTCGGATCGCTCCTGGTGCGCGGACTGATCGTCGGACTCTTCGCCGGCCTGCTGGCCGGAACCTTCGCCTATGTGACGGGCGAGCCGCGTATCGACGCGTCGATCGCGATCGAAGAGGCCGGCGCTCACGCGCACACCCATGCTCATGAAGAAGACCACCACGAGGACCCGCTCGTCAGCCGTGACGGCCAGCGGGCCGGTCTGTTCCTCGCCACCAGCCTGTACGGCGTCGCGCTCGGCGGACTGTTCGCGGTCGCGTTCACGCTGCTGCGCCGCAAGCTCCGGACCGGGAACGACGCGTACGCCGCGCTCGGACTCGCCGCGGCGGGCTTCGTCGGCATCGTGGTCGTCCCGTTCCTCAAGTACCCGCCGAATCCGCCCGCGGTCGGTGATCCGGACACGATCACCCGGCGGACCGTCACCTACCTGCTCACGCTCGTGATCGGACTGCTCGCGGTCTGGGCAGGCGTCGCGCTGTCCCGATGGGCGGCGCGGTACGGCGATGTCGCCCGCCTCGCCGGTGGTGTCGCCGGACTGGTCGGCACCGTGGTGGCGGCGTACCTGATCCTGCCCGGGATCAACGAGGTTCCGGAGTCGTTCCCCGCTACGCTGCTGTGGCAGTTCCGGTTCGCCTCGCTCGGTACGCAGGCGACGCTGTGGCTCCTGATCGGATTCGGGTACGCCGTCGCGGTGGATCGCCGGCCGATCCGATCGAAGGTGGCTGCCGCGTGA
- a CDS encoding histidine phosphatase family protein → MTVRNTSLTLLAHALTPALRGLVLGGDAEPDPASVEAARELKFSADVVYAGPERAAVRTAAALGYDDPVVEPALRDRGYGEWTGRGLEELLASDPQAVSAWLERPHTATPGGETENDVLARVADWLGDVAEREPGSALAIVHPAVVRAIVLYVVDAPAESLRHIDVRPLAVVNLSHHSGNWSLAIRP, encoded by the coding sequence GTGACGGTGCGGAACACGTCGCTGACCCTGCTCGCGCACGCCTTGACGCCCGCGTTGCGCGGACTCGTGCTCGGTGGTGACGCCGAGCCGGATCCGGCGAGTGTCGAGGCGGCGCGCGAGCTGAAGTTCTCGGCCGACGTCGTGTACGCCGGGCCGGAGCGGGCCGCCGTACGGACAGCTGCCGCGCTCGGGTACGACGACCCGGTGGTCGAGCCCGCGCTGCGGGACCGCGGGTACGGCGAGTGGACCGGTCGCGGGCTGGAGGAGTTGCTCGCCTCCGATCCACAAGCCGTGTCCGCCTGGCTCGAGCGCCCGCACACCGCGACGCCCGGCGGCGAGACCGAGAACGACGTCCTCGCCCGGGTCGCCGACTGGCTGGGGGACGTCGCCGAGCGGGAACCCGGTTCGGCGCTGGCGATCGTCCACCCGGCGGTCGTCCGCGCGATCGTCCTGTACGTCGTCGACGCGCCGGCCGAGTCGCTCCGGCACATCGACGTACGCCCACTGGCCGTGGTCAACCTCTCGCACCACAGCGGCAACTGGTCCCTGGCCATCAGACCTTAG
- a CDS encoding alpha/beta hydrolase, whose amino-acid sequence MSDELAEQFRASHQVLVAARDRLQAAVDAGTATNDQRTRLDTVKELLTPVKTTAVDADGNVTEVERPRQFLKVDPEGQGRAVEVLGDLQQAQHVAVLVPGTGNSLDTARGLADRGDLVRAEAGPGTAVVVWLDYDCPQNVLEAARLEAAIEGGPRLAEFLGELDDLKADDADVTVVAHSYGTDVAAQALLAGARPDRVVMTGSPGLAKDIDEAADFMHPETRLYTERAPGDYVSYTEWHGTDPATFPDAVRMATSDPSGNDAAPVQWHDEYYRLNSEALRNIGRVVRGDLTSITTTKTSRAEETKLVLGTSWGDPLNRVVRLASAGVAALTKPSRASASAAQIAANRANGADRISRSEGRRR is encoded by the coding sequence ATGTCCGATGAACTGGCCGAACAGTTCCGCGCGAGTCATCAGGTGCTCGTCGCTGCCCGTGACCGCCTGCAGGCCGCGGTCGACGCGGGTACGGCGACCAACGACCAGCGGACGCGGCTGGACACCGTCAAGGAGCTGCTCACACCGGTCAAGACGACCGCTGTCGATGCCGACGGCAACGTCACCGAGGTGGAGCGGCCGCGGCAGTTCCTCAAGGTCGATCCGGAGGGACAGGGGCGCGCGGTCGAGGTCCTCGGTGACCTCCAGCAGGCACAGCACGTGGCCGTACTGGTGCCTGGGACGGGCAACAGTCTGGACACGGCCCGCGGGCTGGCGGACCGCGGTGACCTGGTCCGGGCGGAGGCCGGTCCCGGTACGGCGGTCGTCGTGTGGCTCGACTACGACTGTCCACAGAACGTTCTCGAGGCTGCCCGGCTGGAGGCGGCGATCGAGGGCGGGCCCAGGCTCGCGGAGTTCCTGGGCGAACTCGACGACCTGAAGGCGGACGATGCCGACGTCACCGTGGTCGCGCACTCGTACGGCACCGATGTCGCGGCTCAGGCGTTGCTGGCAGGCGCCCGGCCGGACAGGGTGGTGATGACGGGCTCTCCGGGCCTCGCGAAGGACATCGACGAGGCCGCCGACTTCATGCATCCGGAGACCCGGCTGTACACCGAACGCGCGCCCGGGGACTACGTGTCGTACACCGAATGGCACGGAACGGACCCGGCGACCTTCCCGGACGCGGTCCGGATGGCGACGAGCGATCCGAGCGGGAACGACGCGGCACCTGTGCAGTGGCACGACGAGTACTACCGCCTGAACAGCGAGGCGCTGCGCAACATCGGACGGGTGGTCCGCGGCGACCTGACCAGCATCACGACCACGAAGACGAGTAGGGCCGAGGAGACCAAGCTCGTCCTCGGTACGTCGTGGGGCGATCCGCTGAACCGTGTCGTCCGGCTGGCCTCGGCGGGAGTCGCGGCCCTCACCAAACCCTCGAGGGCGTCGGCCTCCGCCGCGCAGATCGCGGCGAACCGCGCGAACGGCGCGGACCGGATCAGTCGGTCGGAAGGGCGGCGGCGATGA
- a CDS encoding VOC family protein, translating to MTSRVRTVTFDAHDPYEIAGFWLQVLKAERPDDDQPGDPYAAVNTDGLTILFEQNNDEKTVKNRAHLDLEPDGPRDEEVAWLLTLGATVAHDHRNPDGTGWVVMQDPEGNEFCVLRSAAERAATG from the coding sequence ATGACTTCTCGCGTGCGAACGGTGACGTTCGATGCCCACGACCCGTACGAGATCGCCGGCTTCTGGCTGCAGGTCCTGAAGGCCGAGCGCCCCGACGACGACCAGCCCGGCGACCCGTACGCCGCCGTCAACACCGACGGCCTGACGATCCTTTTCGAGCAGAACAACGACGAGAAGACCGTCAAGAACCGCGCCCACCTCGACCTCGAACCCGACGGTCCCCGCGACGAGGAGGTCGCCTGGCTCCTCACCCTCGGCGCCACCGTCGCCCACGACCACCGCAACCCGGACGGCACCGGCTGGGTCGTGATGCAGGACCCCGAAGGCAACGAGTTCTGCGTGCTCCGCAGCGCTGCGGAGCGCGCCGCGACCGGCTGA
- a CDS encoding methyltransferase domain-containing protein, whose product MTDYLADIRASYDNVAVSYAERVVDGADGEDAAFDLLTQLVPPAGPVLDVGCGPGRTTALLAARGLRVVGIDLSPGMIEVARRDHPDLDFRVSSMTALDVPDGSVAGIVSWWSIIHLPRDVVPQAFAEFHRVLAAGGVLLIGFHVGTESTHKTSGYGGHPMNVHVHRWTAPGLTDIAVAAGFTPYPSELPEDRLLFRR is encoded by the coding sequence GTGACCGATTACCTCGCCGATATCAGGGCCTCGTACGACAACGTCGCGGTTTCGTACGCCGAGCGCGTGGTGGACGGCGCCGACGGGGAGGACGCCGCCTTCGACCTGCTCACCCAACTGGTCCCTCCGGCGGGTCCCGTCCTGGATGTCGGCTGCGGACCGGGGCGGACGACCGCTCTGCTGGCCGCGCGCGGTCTGCGGGTCGTCGGGATCGACCTCTCCCCCGGGATGATCGAGGTCGCCCGCCGCGACCACCCGGACCTCGACTTCCGCGTGAGTTCGATGACCGCGCTCGACGTACCGGACGGCTCGGTCGCGGGCATCGTGTCGTGGTGGTCGATCATCCACCTGCCGCGCGACGTCGTACCGCAGGCGTTCGCCGAGTTCCACCGGGTGCTCGCCGCAGGCGGCGTACTCCTGATCGGCTTCCACGTCGGCACCGAGAGCACGCACAAGACGTCCGGGTACGGCGGTCATCCGATGAACGTCCACGTCCATCGCTGGACTGCGCCCGGGCTCACCGACATCGCGGTCGCGGCGGGCTTCACGCCGTACCCCTCGGAGCTGCCCGAGGACCGGCTGCTGTTCCGCAGGTAA